A section of the Rhizobium sp. BG4 genome encodes:
- a CDS encoding LysR family transcriptional regulator translates to MVRPYLPLNALRAFEAASRHLSFTRAAIELCVTQAAVSHQVKLLEQRLGVTLFRRLPRGLMITEEGLALLPVLRESFDRMADMLERFEGGQLREVLKIGAVGTLAVGWLLPRLADFRTRFPYIDLRLSTNNNRVDIAAEGLDYTIRFGNGAWHDIEAEALFEAPLSVLCIPPIARQLKTPEDVAGQTLLRSYRSDEWPSWFEEAGLAAPPILGMVFDSSVLMVEAAMQGAGVALAPPLMFSRQLASGEIEQPFPIYISKGSYWLTRLKSRPVTPAMENFRRWLQEMSAETRGS, encoded by the coding sequence ATGGTTCGGCCCTACCTGCCCCTCAATGCGCTGCGCGCCTTCGAGGCCGCTTCCCGGCATCTGAGTTTCACCCGCGCGGCGATCGAGCTCTGCGTCACACAGGCGGCTGTCAGCCATCAGGTGAAGCTTCTCGAACAACGGCTCGGCGTCACGCTCTTCCGCCGCCTGCCGCGCGGGTTGATGATCACCGAGGAGGGTCTTGCGCTGCTGCCGGTGCTGCGCGAATCTTTCGACCGGATGGCCGACATGCTGGAGCGCTTCGAAGGCGGCCAGCTGCGCGAAGTGCTGAAGATCGGCGCGGTCGGGACGCTCGCCGTCGGCTGGCTGCTGCCGCGGCTTGCCGATTTCCGCACCCGCTTTCCCTATATCGACCTGCGGCTGTCGACCAACAACAACCGTGTCGATATCGCCGCCGAGGGCCTCGACTATACGATCCGTTTCGGCAACGGCGCCTGGCACGATATCGAGGCGGAAGCGCTGTTCGAGGCGCCGCTCTCGGTCCTCTGCATCCCACCGATCGCCCGGCAGCTGAAGACGCCGGAGGATGTCGCGGGCCAGACGCTGCTGCGCTCCTACCGCTCTGACGAGTGGCCGAGCTGGTTCGAGGAGGCCGGGCTCGCGGCGCCACCGATCCTCGGCATGGTCTTCGATTCCTCGGTGCTGATGGTCGAGGCGGCGATGCAGGGTGCGGGCGTTGCGCTCGCCCCGCCACTGATGTTCTCGCGCCAGCTGGCATCCGGCGAGATCGAGCAACCCTTCCCCATCTATATTTCCAAGGGCAGCTACTGGCTGACGCGGCTGAAGTCGCGGCCGGTGACACCGGCGATGGAAAACTTCCGGCGCTGGCTGCAGGAGATGTCGGCGGAGACCCGCGGCAGCTGA
- a CDS encoding efflux RND transporter permease subunit yields the protein MIPNFCIQRPVATTLLAIGVVLAGLAGYQLIPVAALPQVDFPTINVSAQLTGASPQTMATSVATPLIKQFETIPGISEISSSSSLGNTSIVLQFDLNRDIDAAAADVQAAISHATRQLPDNLTTPPSYRKTNPADAPIMLMAVQSDTMPRSKLDEIAEDIISPSLSTLPGVAEVSVYGAQTYAVRVEVDPSKLQARGIGVDTVNQAIAAANNQNPVGTLQNKSQTMTINANTQRTNAEQFRSLVIASPNGAAIHLSDVATVEDSVENQNTGSWYDGNRGIILAIQRQPDANTVDVVDAINAKLPQLHAEIPPSVKTVIMNDAAQPIRAAIADVKFTLLLTIGLVVLVIYLFTGHMTATIIPGLAVPLSLISTFGMMYVLGYSIDNISLLGLTLAVGLVVDDAIVMLENILRHVEDGMPVREAAIKGAGEVSYTIISMSVSLIAVFIPILLMGGVVGRVFNEFGMVVAIAIVSSAIVSLTVTPMLGSRLGEGHSRPPLFVRLFDAGFERTLRGYDRAVGWCLKHHMTVIGVFFASIALTIYLFMTLPASFFPQEDIGRLQVSTQARQDISYQAMEALQKQAAAVVGANPAVDHVMSTVGGNAQKPLNNGTIFVQMKDKDKRPPLDQTLRELRTALNKIPGLQAFVTPNQSLRFGGRQTASQYQLIVQALSADTTNLWANKIMTTMRQDPRFTDVTTDAQNNALQANIVIDSEKAAAFGINNDLLRTTLQEAFSSYTAAEIQSTGDSYDVIVEYDTGKPWDDQQLAEINVASSNGTLVPLSNFAHVERTTGPVTINQTGQLVSTTVSFNLPGGESLGDATAAIDQIKKDINMPTDVFTSYGGTAQIFQQSQGNTPYLILAAVLTIYVVLGVLYESFIHPLTILSGLPAAALGALLALKVMGLDLSIIALIGLLMLIGIVKKNAIMMIDVALENLRSTSMSASEAIHEACVRRFRPIMMTTFCALLGALPIALGTGASSELRQPLGIAVVGGLLVSQALTLFITPVIFVEMGRFENWLGRLFSRKKKHDTPANEDGEPEARAVAAE from the coding sequence ATGATTCCGAATTTCTGCATCCAGCGTCCGGTCGCCACGACGCTTCTGGCGATCGGCGTTGTTCTCGCCGGCTTGGCGGGATACCAGCTTATTCCGGTCGCCGCCCTGCCCCAGGTCGACTTCCCGACGATCAACGTTTCGGCCCAGCTGACCGGCGCCTCGCCGCAGACGATGGCGACATCGGTCGCCACGCCGCTCATCAAGCAGTTCGAAACCATCCCCGGCATCAGCGAAATCAGCTCTTCGAGCTCGCTCGGCAATACCAGCATCGTCCTGCAGTTCGATCTGAACCGCGATATCGATGCGGCAGCGGCCGACGTCCAGGCGGCGATCTCCCACGCCACCCGCCAGCTCCCTGACAACCTGACGACCCCGCCGAGCTACCGCAAGACCAACCCGGCCGACGCGCCGATCATGCTGATGGCGGTGCAGAGCGATACGATGCCGCGCAGCAAGCTCGACGAGATTGCCGAAGACATCATTTCGCCGTCGCTTTCCACCCTCCCCGGCGTCGCCGAAGTTTCCGTCTACGGCGCGCAGACCTATGCGGTGCGCGTCGAGGTCGATCCCAGCAAGCTGCAGGCCCGCGGCATCGGCGTCGATACAGTCAACCAGGCGATCGCAGCCGCCAACAACCAGAACCCGGTCGGCACGCTGCAGAACAAATCGCAGACGATGACGATCAACGCCAATACGCAGCGCACCAATGCCGAGCAGTTCCGCTCGCTGGTCATCGCCTCGCCGAACGGCGCAGCAATCCACCTGAGCGACGTCGCCACGGTGGAAGACAGCGTCGAGAACCAGAATACCGGCAGCTGGTATGACGGCAATCGCGGCATTATCCTGGCGATCCAGCGCCAGCCCGATGCCAATACCGTCGATGTCGTCGATGCGATCAACGCCAAGCTGCCGCAGCTGCATGCGGAAATTCCGCCTTCGGTCAAAACGGTGATCATGAACGACGCCGCGCAGCCGATCCGCGCTGCTATCGCCGACGTCAAGTTCACGCTGCTCCTCACCATCGGCCTCGTCGTTCTGGTGATCTATCTGTTCACCGGCCACATGACGGCAACGATCATTCCTGGCCTTGCCGTGCCGCTGTCGCTGATCTCGACCTTCGGGATGATGTATGTGCTGGGCTACAGTATCGACAACATCTCGCTGCTCGGGTTGACGCTCGCGGTGGGTCTCGTGGTCGACGATGCGATCGTCATGCTCGAAAACATCTTGCGGCATGTCGAGGACGGCATGCCGGTGCGCGAGGCGGCGATCAAGGGTGCCGGCGAAGTCAGCTACACCATCATCTCGATGTCGGTCTCGCTGATCGCGGTCTTCATCCCGATCTTGTTGATGGGCGGCGTCGTCGGGCGCGTCTTCAACGAGTTCGGCATGGTGGTCGCCATCGCCATCGTCTCCTCGGCGATCGTCTCGCTGACGGTGACGCCGATGCTCGGCTCGCGGCTTGGCGAGGGCCACAGCCGCCCGCCGCTCTTCGTGCGTCTCTTCGACGCCGGCTTCGAACGGACGCTGCGCGGTTACGACCGTGCCGTCGGCTGGTGCCTGAAGCACCACATGACGGTCATCGGCGTGTTCTTTGCGTCGATTGCCCTGACCATCTATCTGTTCATGACGCTGCCCGCGAGCTTCTTCCCGCAGGAAGATATCGGCCGCCTGCAGGTCTCGACCCAGGCCCGCCAGGATATTTCCTACCAGGCCATGGAAGCGCTGCAGAAGCAGGCCGCGGCCGTCGTCGGCGCCAACCCGGCCGTCGATCACGTCATGTCGACCGTTGGCGGCAACGCCCAGAAACCCCTGAACAACGGCACGATCTTCGTGCAGATGAAGGACAAGGACAAGCGCCCGCCGCTCGATCAAACCCTGCGTGAACTGCGCACGGCGCTGAACAAGATCCCCGGCCTGCAGGCCTTCGTCACCCCGAACCAGAGCCTGCGTTTCGGCGGCCGCCAGACGGCCAGCCAGTATCAGCTGATCGTCCAGGCGCTGAGCGCCGACACGACCAACCTCTGGGCCAACAAGATCATGACGACGATGCGCCAGGATCCGCGCTTCACCGACGTGACCACCGACGCCCAGAACAACGCGCTGCAGGCGAATATCGTCATCGACAGCGAAAAGGCTGCCGCCTTCGGCATCAACAACGACCTGCTGCGCACAACGCTGCAGGAAGCGTTCAGCAGCTATACCGCTGCCGAAATCCAATCCACCGGCGACAGCTACGACGTCATCGTCGAATATGATACCGGCAAGCCCTGGGACGACCAGCAGCTCGCCGAGATCAACGTCGCCTCGTCCAACGGCACGCTCGTGCCGCTGTCGAACTTCGCGCATGTGGAACGCACGACAGGCCCCGTCACTATCAACCAGACCGGCCAGCTCGTCTCGACCACCGTGTCCTTCAACCTGCCGGGTGGCGAATCTCTCGGCGACGCTACGGCGGCGATCGATCAGATCAAGAAGGACATCAACATGCCGACCGACGTGTTCACCAGCTATGGCGGCACGGCGCAGATCTTCCAGCAGTCGCAGGGCAATACGCCTTACCTGATCCTGGCGGCGGTCCTGACGATCTATGTGGTGCTTGGCGTTCTCTACGAGAGCTTCATCCATCCGCTGACGATCCTGTCCGGCCTGCCGGCCGCGGCTCTCGGGGCGCTCCTGGCGCTGAAGGTCATGGGCCTCGATCTGTCGATCATCGCTCTCATCGGCCTGTTGATGCTGATCGGTATCGTCAAGAAGAACGCGATCATGATGATCGACGTGGCGCTGGAAAACCTGAGGTCGACATCGATGTCGGCCTCGGAGGCGATCCACGAAGCCTGCGTCCGCCGTTTCCGGCCGATCATGATGACGACCTTCTGCGCCCTGCTCGGTGCCCTGCCGATCGCGCTCGGCACCGGTGCCAGCTCGGAACTGCGCCAGCCGCTCGGCATCGCCGTTGTCGGCGGCCTGCTGGTCTCGCAGGCGCTGACGCTGTTCATCACACCGGTGATCTTCGTCGAGATGGGCCGCTTCGAAAACTGGCTCGGCCGGCTGTTCAGCCGCAAGAAGAAGCACGATACGCCGGCCAACGAGGATGGCGAGCCCGAGGCACGGGCAGTCGCTGCCGAATAA